aaaacctagatcataattaattatttatacaacatgtgtgccaccacaaaaggtacaaatttataaAAGCATCGCtgtaatgtagacaatcccaactaccactaaaagaactaaagctaaaatacatttcaggagcacaaggatttcgcgaccaatctcaactaaaacagacagatcccccgattgtgcaacatctttgggcttcttcggctggatcactgcctcattagccgccgtatctgcctgttgtgcaagatatttttgcacgagttcaacatactcttcctcccagtagaagcctgaacatcgtccactgccatcccactaaaattaaaacaaaaaattagaactttaatcacaaccatcatgaaaataggtataaactaaccataatcattaaatacgataaaataactcacattgcgatccggacacttgtagaagatacgatccttgttgggaccctccttcttcactcggtactccatcacaatctttgtctcatcacgacacttgccgcatggaatgagagggaggcccggcctaagtcgctttggaaacccatgagaggccgaggacccggaagcagttgccatctactctctatactcattttttaatacactataaatttcttattttataaacaaataaaattaagaaactataaaattatctatatctctaaacagtgatatttttaatggtcattgtgttctcgtcttttactgcggtaggtaagtaattcacatgatatttccgcaaattaacagaagaatgggagtgtacacacataacaatcgattatcgtttatatttatatatatactacgtttgggtacggtgattgacagactactgcgatgatatcggggtgtgtgaataaataaccatccgtactagttgaccttgcttacgtgatcatctcggcgagcatttctccaccggacggctccgtacttggccacggaagagctctgattctacgaggaagggaacacaatcttccacgaccgttgttgctctccctcatagaatcaaagctcctccttgacgtccgttaccgctcggcagagaacatgctcgccgaaatgaacacggtccgctagttcaactagctactttaaccttccttcatgtaaacactactacacaaactttactagagGCGGGCATTTttggttttccgcggcgggcaaagccatcCGCCGCGgtctagaggccacggtaaatcgtggcttaaccgcggcgggcagccttgcccgccgcggttaatcgatttaccgcggcgggcggtgtaatgtgcccgccgtggtaaatatacttttaccatggTGGGCACGTTAGGATACCATGGTGGAGGTCCCAGTGTCGTGGCCGTGGTGGATCCTGGcgtcgtggccgtggtggagATCCACCGTCGGATCCGGTCGCTCCACCGCCAGATCCATGGAGGAGGAGGGTGCAGCCGCCAGATCCGTGGGGGAGGAGGTCGTCATCGCTGGATCCGTGGAGGAAGAGGTCGCCGTCGCCGGAtctagagagaggaagagggaggagtgagggagatggagagaggaagagggagatggtgaggaagagggagatgaacTCACTGGATTTGAAACCCTAGCCCCGTGCCGTCGTCGTTCATGGAGGATCCGTGGGGGAGGAGGGCGCAGCCGTCGCCGTCATCCCGCGCGCGCCGCTTTAGGGGGCGGCGCTATGGAGGAGAGCTGCGCCACTGCCTGCATCGAGGGAGAGTAGTGGGAGGCAGAGGGAGAGTGGGGGAGGCGAagagcagagagagagagtgggggaggcggggagctgacagagagagagtgggggaggcggCGACGATGGTGCGAGGGCCTCGGTTTATATTGGAGATGGCTATTGGGCCTCcacatttaccgtggcgggcatcttaatatgtccgccacggtaaatcgatttaccgtggcggacaccttacgatgtccgccacagTAAATAaggtatttaccgtggcgggcatcttaatatgtctgccacggtaaatcgatttaccgtggcggacaccttacgatgtccgccacggtaaatagggtatttaccatggcggacatattaagatgcccgccacggtaaatcgatttaccgtggcgggcaaaagtgcccgctgcggtaaataaaaaatgcccgccgcggtaaatcgtgggatttaccgtagcaggcaaaaataggtgcccgccacggagtgcaaaagtgcaacgctgcacatattcgtttgtgtagtagtgaaataTGCaacttgaagtgattttgagctcaaattggttacaaatgaaaaaaaccacaataaagaaccatatatatatatagtgaacaaaatgggataagacaatgatgaaacatgagagtaacctttagaaccgaagaatcgacggaggaatcgaacaaatcgatggaggaatcgaagaatggatggagaaagagcaagaacactgcttaaatttgaacttaagctctcgggcgggctcggggaggaagaagacggccagcaggatttatagctcaaaaacatgttttaataaataaccatccgtactagttgaccttgcttacgtgatcatctcggcgagcatttctccaccggacggcaccgtacctggttaaggaagagctccgattctacgaggaagtgaacacggtcttccacgaccgttgccactctccctcgtagaatcaaagctcctccttgatgtccgttaccgctcggcagagaacatgctcaccgagctgaacacggtccgcaagttcaactagtatgcattttctataattttctaactattttctaagtttttcatttcataaaaagttaaaataaaatgtttagtcgcggagtccatagaaatgaccatattttgacgtAGCaatgcattgtcaattgtcattgcgttgcattgcaccccggaccggactccggacaataaaatactatggtcgatcgatgtcgttctttgtcgtacagtcgcacggcgacggccgacggacccgttcaaccaccaaatctgtcaggcccggctgttcggcgtatcgtcaaaagagaacggataatctgtcataccagtcggaggcactagtccctatactcatttttaatacactataaatttctcattttataaacaaataaaattaaaaaactctaaaattctctatatctctaaacaatgaagtgtgctatgcatgctacaaatgaacggtgaatactagtttttaatagctacttcaacattccttcatgtaaatatgcaagcttgaagtgattttgagctcaaattgcttacaaatgaaaaaaaccacaataaagaaccatatatatagtgaacaaaatgagataagacaatggtgaaaaatgagagtatgagattggtaacctttacaactgaagaatcgacggaggaatcgaagaaatcgacggaggaatcgaagaattgatggatgaacaatggagggaggaagcaagaacactagtgcagtgagcttcaaaatgtgctgagctcgggctcggggaggaagaaggagacaaccgatatataaaggggggacctttagtcccggttggtggctccaaccgggactaaaggtctctcccaACGGCTcttgcgccagacagaggtggcagagacctttagtcccggttggagccaccaaccgggagtaaaagtctacctttagtcccggttggtggctcccaccgggactaaaggtccctgccacctctgtctggcgcagtagccgttgggagggacctttagtcccggttggagccaccaaccgggactaaaggtatctctagtcccgggcgcaaaaaatgccgggactagagcctattTTAGCCGTGGATCAAaggtctattctctactagtgtcaTTGGATCTTATTTATCGTAGAGATCTCTAGTGCGGGTGCCACTTTAGACATCAAATCCAGTGATCTTCATATTGCTTCTGTTTTTGCAGGGTCGATGCAGATAATCGAGTTTCCCGTTTGCATCTGTGTTACCAGCTTGCTGGGTTCTATTCTCGCAACGTTCGGTAGGTATTCGGGCTTCCAGATCGAATAGTGTTGGTACTGACGGCACCAAATTAATTAATTATCCGTTTGATCATCTTCGATGATGCGTTCTGAGAAGTTTTCATGGCGTTAGATCATGCGATGTTGGTGCCTATTGATAAGAATGATTCGAGGGTTATGCTCCTTTGGCTATCCCTGGCGTTATTGAGTTCCAATGAGTTGGAATTAGATAGTTGTCAACATGGTATAGAGGTGAAGATTGTTATTAGGAAGCTGAACTCTAgcgtatatattttttttttgcatccAATGGCTTGCGTGCAAATATGGATGTAATTGCACTACCTTATTAATAAAATCCTTTCCCCTTCGGGAGAAAACAAAAAGATTTATAGatcgtgttttcatatttgcCAAAACTGCATTAAGAAACAACCTCCAGCCGTTTTTTTATTCTAAAGAGACAAAATGCCCCACATATTCGCATGGGTAACTTTTTATAATATATTTACGCTTTGTTATTAATTTtaactttaatatttttctttagCTAGGTATATTAATTCAGTATTGGTGTACGTAGGCATAGGCCACCAAATCAATTTTGATGCGGGTCCATTCTTGAAATATAGTGAAAATATATACTCCCTCTCCGTACCATATATAAAGAATGTAGCAGTTAAATTTTGTCCCACAGATAGTATCACTACAGGCAAAACCACATAGGTATTTTCTAAGGGCACCTCCAATATAAGAGTTAGATACTGACTTTTATGTGCCATCTAATTTTGTACATATTCTCTATATGTGGGGTATTCTTATTATTTATATATTCTCTCTACTTATCAATAGAGGTAGAGGACTTATGACTCCTATGGATTAGGACGCGTAAAGAGCTTAGCTCTTCTCTTTCTGCTGGCTCAAAGGTTTTTGCATTGACCTTCTATTTGCTCCACGTGGCATCTAAGAGTAGCTTAGAGCTAATCATTGGAGGTGCACTAACCTTATGAAAAGACATTGTCGGTTAACTTTTTATAGGGGTATATTTGGCCAATTGCCAATAATATTGATATCTTCTCTACCTTCTAAAATGACTCTTTATGCGATGGAGGGAGTATGCCTATGGCAAACGGAGTAATTTAATTAGTGACGATGTTGATTGTTGTACCTAATGATATATAGGGACAAAAACTAGACATGCTGCTAGTCTACTACGTTAGGTTCTTCGTGTATCACACGCGGCTAGGTTTTTGGTATATGACACTGCAATGGGGTGCTGTACCAGAAAGCCTATTCACAGTACACACTGTATCATGTGTTATTCTCATCAAAGTTGGCATcctattcaaagtttttaaaattAACAATATCACCTAAGTGTGTAAATTGGTCCTACCACAGCAAGATATTCAGTTTAATTATCGGACCGGTTATGATTATCCAAACTTTATTCTTAGCAAATCTACGCATGGGCTCATTTTTGCTTCTGAAACTTTGCCAAATTTATGTGCCTGCCAATTTTTGTTCGTCACATTTTTTGTGGTTGCCATACTTTGCCTAAGGTTAGTTAGCTATGGCAAAGTGTATCTATAGGACGATAAACAAACTTCAAGGCAAATAATTGTTGTACGTATCTATATGGCAATAGACCTAAAGTTTATACATGGTTTTATAGCATTGGATATTAGTCCTTTCCGCTATGTTTCTATTTTGGTTGATTCCATGACAACTCAGGAAAAAAACGTCTTAGCTGGCACTCGTTTAACACTTGTACAAGAACGTTTTTTGTTGACACTTATGATTTTTTTCCACTAGTGGTTTATAATAAATAGGCACATGGGTACATGGCTATATAAACCAACATTGTATATAACATCTTTATTGGGGTGGTTTTCTTAAGACTGCCGCCAGTACAAACCATGTAACCGCCAGTGTAAATATATGATTTATACTGGTGGCAACCTTAAAAAACCTGTCATTGTAAAACCTTTTCCGGAAGCGAGCACTTTAAAGCGTCTGCCACTATTAATCAGGTTAACAGTGTGCatcaaaccaaagttgtagtagttGAAGAGGTCTAAGACTTTCTAgttcattttttttcatttggaTTCATTTATGGTCTTAAATACGTATTGCAATATATTTAAGTGTACTAAAGGAACGTACCTGCTATTTAGTTACAATTGACATTGAGACGTAGTGGTTAGAAAAAGAATGCGTGAGGCCTAAAGTTGTAAGTTTGATCGTCGGCCACCGCACACGTGTATTTCACGTGAAAAAATATGGTGATTAGAAATAGTCTGCTATATTTTTCCCCAATTTGCAAATTCTAGAAAAAGATTTATACTAGCGGTTTGTGTTGTGTAAGCATGCCGTCAGTGTACATCGTTTGAGAGTGATGGCATCCTTAAGAAAATCGCCAGTGACGTTATTAGAGTTGGATGATTTTTACTGATCTTTTACACGCTAACAAATTACAAAAATGCTAGTACAAATCAGAACAAAAAATACTGCCAGTACAAATGTTTTCTGTACGTAGCAGTTACAGCATAATTAAATGCGCATCCCTTTCCCGTCCTCGTGGCTGCGCGAGGATCAAGCAAGTTGTTTCACAGTTTCACACAGAGGAATGCGACGCATTGCCTGCAACGGATGAGATGACGCGACAAATTAAAAGCCGCGAGCCGCCCGGCCGTTCATCCCACGCGCGAAATACTCCGGCGCAGCAGGATGGGTGTGGGAGAGCTGGAGGGTGGAGCTGGTTTCCCTATAAATAGCATGATGGCATCCATCTGCATGTTCCGTCCGCAGCTGCTCACCAGAACGTACGTACTGCACAACTACAGTACAGTACTACGTACACCGAAGGTTCGGGATGGGTGGCGCTGCTCGTCGTAGGTTGGTTCCTGCTGtcttggcggcggcggccgccttcCTCATCTCGTCTGCCGAGGCGGCGGCAGAGACGACGGCGGTAGTCGGCGACGAGCCAGCGTTCGACTCCATCTTCGCCTTCGGCGACTCCTTCACGGACACGGGCAACAACCCCGTGGTGTTCGGCTGGTACGACGTGTTCGACGTCGTCATGCGGCCTCCCTACGGCACGACTTTCTTCGGCGGCCACCCCACCGGCCGTAACTCCAACGGCCGCCTCATCATCGACTTCATCGGTACGCCGGCCGTGAACTCACTCATCTCGATCGACGACCCCTATATATCCATGCATGCACCAGACTCTGAACATGTGTAATTTTCATTCAGCTCAAGGCCTGGGGTTGCCACTGGTGCCGCCGTACCTGTCGCACAACGGGAGCTTCCGGCAGGGCGCCAAACTTCGCCGTCGGCGGTGCCACCGCTATCAACTCCAGCTTCTTCCACATCGGGGACGGTCCGGGCGCCAGCCTGTTCCCTCTCAACACACTACAGGAaaacgcctctttgccgactgcttgccccggtcggcaaaggcataaacccag
The sequence above is drawn from the Miscanthus floridulus cultivar M001 chromosome 15, ASM1932011v1, whole genome shotgun sequence genome and encodes:
- the LOC136506617 gene encoding GDSL esterase/lipase At1g28580-like; the encoded protein is MGGAARRRLVPAVLAAAAAFLISSAEAAAETTAVVGDEPAFDSIFAFGDSFTDTGNNPVVFGWYDVFDVVMRPPYGTTFFGGHPTGRNSNGRLIIDFIAQGLGLPLVPPYLSHNGSFRQGAKLRRRRCHRYQLQLLPHRGRSGRQPVPSQHTTGKRLFADCLPRSAKA